In a genomic window of Rubripirellula tenax:
- a CDS encoding NADP-dependent isocitrate dehydrogenase produces the protein MTGNTAKIIYTFTDEAPALATHSLLPIVQAYCQAVGVQIETRDISLAGRILANFSDFLTDEQRCPDALAELGELAKTPQANIIKLPNISASIPQLIEAIEELQSKGFAIPSFPDDPKTEEQQSIRACYAKVLGSAVNPVLREGNSDRRVAAPVKAYARKNPHSMGAWSPDSKTCVASMASGDFYGSERSHVMSKAGNVRIVWIGKDGNKKVLKDALSLQAAEVIDASVMSRAELRRFLTEAVADARANGLLMSLHMKATMMKVSDPIIFGHCVTVYFADVFEKHADTFKQIGVDPNNGLGDVYAKIQSLDAEKQTEIKSDIEATYAKGPALAMVDSDKGITNLHVPSDVIIDASMPAAIRASGKMWGADGKLHDMLAIIPDRCYSGVYQATIDFCKTHGAFDVSTMGSVANVGLMAQKAEEYGSHDKTFQIAGEGVVRVVDDAETVLMEHAVREGDIWRMCQTKDAPIRDWVRLAVARARATGSPAIFWLDENRDHDANLIKKVTEYLPDHDTEGLEILIMSPVDATTYTCERARQGKDTISVTGNVLRDYLTDLFPIIELGTSAKMLSIVPLLAGGGLFETGAGGSAPKHVEQLVSEGHLRWDSLGEFLAIAVSLEDLASKTADGDIKVLASTLNDATSRLLDEDKSPSRSVGELDNRGSHFYLAMFWAQALASQDTSPRLKSAFAELATKLAEHESQIVAELNGAQGKPVDIGGYYYADESKVQAAMRPSQTFNAAIASLVS, from the coding sequence ATGACCGGCAATACCGCGAAAATCATCTACACGTTCACCGACGAAGCGCCAGCGCTGGCGACTCATTCGCTGCTGCCGATCGTCCAGGCTTATTGCCAAGCGGTTGGCGTACAAATTGAAACGCGGGATATTTCGCTTGCCGGTCGGATCTTGGCCAACTTTTCCGATTTCTTGACCGACGAGCAACGGTGCCCCGATGCATTGGCCGAACTGGGTGAACTTGCCAAAACGCCCCAAGCTAACATCATCAAGTTGCCCAACATCAGTGCCTCGATTCCTCAGTTGATCGAAGCGATCGAAGAACTTCAATCGAAGGGGTTCGCCATACCGAGCTTTCCCGACGATCCGAAAACCGAAGAACAACAGTCGATTCGCGCATGCTACGCCAAAGTCCTCGGAAGTGCGGTCAATCCGGTGCTCCGCGAAGGCAACTCGGACCGCCGTGTTGCCGCACCCGTCAAGGCATACGCTCGCAAAAATCCGCACTCGATGGGTGCTTGGTCGCCCGATTCGAAGACTTGTGTTGCGTCGATGGCAAGCGGTGACTTTTATGGAAGCGAACGATCGCACGTGATGTCCAAAGCGGGCAACGTCCGCATCGTTTGGATTGGCAAAGACGGAAACAAGAAGGTCTTGAAGGACGCTTTGTCGCTGCAGGCGGCCGAGGTCATCGATGCATCGGTGATGAGTCGCGCGGAATTGCGCCGATTTCTTACGGAAGCGGTTGCGGACGCCCGCGCCAACGGCTTGTTGATGTCGCTTCACATGAAGGCGACGATGATGAAGGTTTCCGATCCAATCATCTTCGGACATTGCGTGACGGTCTACTTTGCGGACGTCTTTGAAAAGCACGCGGACACGTTCAAGCAGATCGGCGTCGACCCGAACAACGGCCTGGGCGATGTCTACGCGAAGATCCAATCCCTTGATGCGGAAAAACAAACCGAAATCAAATCCGATATCGAAGCGACCTACGCCAAGGGTCCGGCGCTGGCGATGGTGGATTCGGACAAAGGCATCACCAACTTGCACGTGCCAAGCGACGTGATCATCGACGCATCGATGCCGGCGGCCATCCGAGCGTCGGGCAAGATGTGGGGGGCCGATGGGAAGCTCCATGACATGCTGGCGATCATTCCCGATCGTTGTTATTCGGGCGTCTACCAAGCCACAATCGACTTCTGCAAGACTCACGGTGCGTTCGACGTGTCAACGATGGGCAGCGTCGCGAACGTCGGACTGATGGCCCAAAAAGCAGAAGAATACGGATCGCACGACAAGACGTTCCAAATCGCCGGCGAAGGCGTTGTGCGAGTCGTCGATGACGCCGAAACGGTGTTGATGGAACACGCCGTTCGCGAAGGCGATATTTGGCGGATGTGCCAAACCAAGGACGCGCCGATCCGCGACTGGGTCCGCCTAGCAGTGGCTCGAGCACGTGCGACGGGTTCACCAGCGATCTTCTGGTTGGACGAAAATCGCGATCACGACGCGAACTTGATCAAAAAGGTCACGGAATACCTGCCCGATCATGACACCGAAGGTCTCGAAATCTTGATCATGTCGCCCGTCGACGCGACCACGTACACATGCGAACGGGCACGGCAGGGTAAGGACACGATCTCGGTCACCGGGAATGTGTTGCGAGATTACTTGACGGACTTGTTTCCGATCATCGAATTGGGAACCAGCGCTAAGATGCTGTCGATTGTTCCGTTGTTGGCGGGCGGCGGTTTGTTCGAAACAGGAGCCGGTGGGTCCGCCCCCAAGCACGTCGAACAACTGGTGAGCGAAGGCCACTTGCGATGGGATTCACTGGGTGAATTCCTGGCAATCGCGGTCTCGCTGGAAGACCTAGCATCGAAGACGGCGGACGGAGACATCAAGGTTCTAGCGTCGACATTGAACGATGCGACATCGAGACTACTGGACGAAGACAAGTCGCCCAGCCGCAGCGTTGGCGAATTGGACAACCGAGGCAGCCATTTCTACTTGGCGATGTTCTGGGCCCAAGCACTCGCTTCACAAGATACCAGCCCAAGATTGAAGAGTGCGTTCGCCGAGCTAGCGACAAAGCTGGCCGAACACGAGTCGCAAATTGTGGCCGAGCTTAACGGCGCGCAGGGCAAACCAGTCGACATCGGCGGCTATTACTATGCCGACGAATCGAAGGTCCAAGCAGCGATGCGTCCCAGCCAAACGTTTAACGCGGCGATCGCTTCGCTGGTCAGCTAG
- a CDS encoding YgiQ family radical SAM protein translates to MQLPVINDPIDAAAALAPAMSRDYLSNLTAGGRTPTGPLAADPLPMTMKEARKRGWNELDIVFVTGDAYIDHPSFAMAILGRVLEAAGYRVGIISQPDWRNCDAWKEFGRPRLFFGISAGNMDSMINHYTANKKVRNDDAYSPGGRIGLRPDRATLSYCQRAREAYKGVPVIAGGVEASLRRLAHYDYWSDKVKRSILMDSKADLVGFGMGENAIVEIARRLEAGESVKDLRDMRGAAYLLGASESIPDDAMEIPSYEAVLGNKLDFAEATRIIHNETNPHNARKIFQRHGTQTVVCNVPQMPISEAAMDAIYGLPYTRQPHPSYTEKIPAYEMIKNSVTIMRGCFGGCTFCSITAHQGRIIQSRSKQSVLTEITKMTEDKSFTGVVSDIGGPTANMYHMQCTKPEVEAVCRRQSCVHPKICKLLGVDHTPVIELMREARAIPGVKKVLVASGIRMDLARTSPEYLKELTAHHVGGKLKVAPEHVDAGTLNKMRKPKNDDFEHFTEVFNQESERVGKKQFIVPYFIASHPGSDVSAMIELALFLKRNGYKPDAVQDFIPAPLDVATTMYYTEMDPFTKKPVYIAKAMKERKMQRALMQFFKPENYFEVREALRSVGRMDLVGDGCECLIPSKPPKEAQHRRREDANKRFRGDYVHTIPKADGAPDKKKGSVKERRERKSTGYRPKRGGAQ, encoded by the coding sequence ATGCAACTTCCCGTCATCAACGATCCCATCGACGCCGCTGCCGCCTTGGCCCCCGCTATGTCGCGAGACTATTTGTCGAACTTGACGGCGGGCGGGCGCACACCCACCGGCCCTTTGGCGGCCGATCCGCTGCCGATGACGATGAAGGAAGCAAGGAAACGCGGTTGGAACGAACTAGACATCGTGTTTGTTACCGGTGATGCCTACATCGACCATCCCAGTTTCGCGATGGCGATCTTGGGACGTGTCTTGGAAGCCGCCGGTTACCGAGTCGGCATCATCAGCCAACCGGATTGGCGAAACTGTGACGCTTGGAAAGAGTTTGGTCGTCCACGGCTGTTTTTCGGCATCAGCGCCGGCAACATGGACTCGATGATCAATCACTACACGGCCAACAAGAAAGTTCGCAACGACGACGCGTATTCGCCAGGCGGCCGCATCGGTTTGCGGCCCGACCGGGCAACGCTGTCCTACTGTCAACGTGCCCGCGAGGCCTACAAGGGTGTCCCCGTGATCGCCGGCGGCGTCGAAGCATCGCTGCGTCGGTTGGCTCATTATGACTATTGGTCGGACAAGGTGAAACGCAGCATTCTGATGGACAGCAAGGCGGACTTGGTCGGCTTTGGGATGGGAGAAAACGCGATCGTCGAAATCGCGCGACGTCTTGAAGCGGGCGAATCAGTGAAGGACCTACGCGACATGCGAGGCGCCGCATATTTGCTAGGCGCTTCCGAATCGATCCCCGACGACGCGATGGAGATCCCGTCGTACGAAGCCGTGCTTGGCAACAAGTTGGACTTTGCCGAAGCGACGCGGATCATTCACAATGAAACCAATCCCCACAACGCTCGCAAGATATTCCAGCGGCACGGCACCCAAACGGTCGTTTGTAACGTGCCCCAGATGCCAATCAGCGAAGCGGCGATGGACGCGATTTACGGATTGCCCTACACGCGTCAACCGCACCCCAGTTACACCGAGAAGATTCCCGCCTACGAGATGATCAAGAACTCGGTCACGATCATGCGAGGCTGTTTCGGTGGTTGCACGTTCTGCAGCATCACGGCCCACCAAGGTCGTATCATCCAATCGCGAAGCAAACAGTCGGTGCTGACCGAGATCACGAAGATGACCGAAGACAAGTCGTTCACTGGTGTGGTCAGCGACATCGGCGGACCGACCGCCAACATGTATCATATGCAATGTACCAAGCCGGAAGTCGAAGCCGTTTGCCGGCGTCAGTCGTGCGTTCACCCCAAAATCTGCAAACTCCTTGGCGTCGACCACACGCCGGTCATCGAATTGATGCGAGAAGCTCGTGCGATCCCCGGCGTGAAAAAGGTCCTCGTCGCCAGCGGCATTCGCATGGACTTGGCTCGGACGTCGCCCGAATACCTGAAAGAATTGACCGCCCACCATGTCGGCGGAAAACTGAAGGTTGCGCCTGAGCATGTCGATGCTGGGACGCTGAACAAGATGCGCAAACCCAAAAACGACGACTTCGAGCACTTCACCGAAGTGTTCAATCAAGAATCCGAACGGGTCGGCAAGAAGCAGTTCATTGTGCCCTACTTCATCGCTTCGCACCCCGGCAGCGACGTGTCCGCGATGATCGAGTTGGCGCTGTTTTTGAAACGAAACGGTTACAAGCCGGACGCGGTTCAAGACTTCATTCCGGCGCCGTTGGACGTCGCGACGACGATGTATTACACCGAAATGGACCCGTTCACGAAAAAACCGGTGTACATCGCCAAGGCAATGAAAGAACGCAAGATGCAACGGGCACTGATGCAGTTCTTCAAGCCCGAGAATTACTTCGAAGTCCGCGAGGCACTGCGTTCGGTCGGCCGCATGGACTTGGTGGGCGACGGGTGTGAATGCTTGATCCCGTCGAAGCCGCCCAAAGAGGCTCAGCATCGGCGCCGCGAAGACGCTAACAAACGATTCCGCGGAGACTACGTCCACACGATCCCGAAAGCCGACGGCGCGCCCGACAAGAAGAAGGGAAGCGTCAAGGAACGTCGCGAACGAAAGAGCACCGGATATCGCCCCAAACGGGGCGGCGCTCAGTAA